From a region of the Desulfuromonas sp. KJ2020 genome:
- the alr gene encoding alanine racemase: MSPDSTFPTFVEINLAALRHNFRQARSQAGAERKLLAVVKADAYGHGIGPVAVCLQDEGADLFGVASVQEGQQLREAGIDRPVVILGGFFPGQEEALLRHRLIPILFDVETARRLNQVALANGQVCPFHLKLDTGMGRVGFRPEELGAVLAEMAAWKGLRLEGVLSHLALADAPQDPLTSRQYETFCGMLQQIRDAGHQPLWVHLSNSAALFAHHLPACNLVRPGIVLYGALPSDAFAGRLDLRSVMSWRTHIYQLKQVPVGTGVSYGHRFKAERPSVLAAIPVGYSDGYSRRLSGCGEVLVRGQRARVAGTVCMNWTMIDVSDIPGVQVGDRVTLLGGDGDNCIGAEELAAKAGTISYEIFCQVSKQIPRLYHDDR, from the coding sequence ATGTCTCCTGATTCTACGTTTCCAACTTTTGTCGAGATAAATCTTGCCGCCCTGCGTCACAACTTCCGCCAGGCGCGTAGTCAGGCGGGAGCAGAGCGCAAGCTGCTGGCGGTCGTCAAGGCAGACGCCTATGGTCACGGGATCGGGCCGGTGGCGGTCTGCCTGCAGGACGAAGGCGCCGATCTGTTCGGTGTGGCCTCCGTGCAGGAGGGGCAGCAGTTACGTGAGGCGGGGATCGACCGTCCTGTTGTCATCTTGGGAGGGTTTTTCCCGGGTCAGGAAGAGGCTCTCCTCCGCCACCGCTTAATTCCTATTTTGTTCGATGTCGAGACCGCGAGGCGTCTGAACCAAGTCGCTCTGGCTAACGGTCAAGTCTGTCCCTTCCACCTCAAGCTCGATACGGGTATGGGGCGGGTCGGTTTTCGGCCCGAGGAGCTGGGTGCGGTGCTGGCGGAGATGGCTGCCTGGAAAGGGCTGCGGCTCGAAGGGGTTCTGTCTCATCTGGCGCTGGCCGATGCGCCGCAGGATCCCCTGACGTCCCGTCAGTATGAAACGTTCTGCGGCATGCTGCAGCAGATTCGTGACGCTGGCCATCAGCCCTTGTGGGTTCATCTGAGCAACAGCGCCGCGCTCTTCGCCCATCATCTGCCCGCATGCAATCTGGTGCGTCCCGGCATCGTCCTCTATGGAGCGCTGCCTTCCGACGCCTTCGCCGGCCGTCTCGATCTGCGATCGGTCATGAGCTGGCGCACTCATATCTACCAGCTCAAGCAGGTTCCCGTCGGCACCGGGGTGTCCTACGGTCATCGCTTCAAGGCCGAGCGGCCCTCCGTACTGGCTGCCATTCCGGTCGGCTACAGCGACGGCTATAGCCGTCGCCTGTCCGGTTGTGGGGAAGTGCTCGTGCGTGGACAGCGGGCGCGGGTAGCCGGTACCGTATGCATGAACTGGACAATGATCGATGTCAGCGATATCCCCGGGGTTCAGGTGGGGGACAGGGTGACGCTGCTGGGCGGCGACGGGGATAACTGCATTGGTGCCGAAGAACTGGCGGCAAAGGCAGGAACCATCTCCTACGAAATTTTCTGCCAGGTCAGTAAGCAGATCCCCCGTCTTTACCATGATGACCGCTGA
- a CDS encoding tRNA1(Val) (adenine(37)-N6)-methyltransferase, with translation MDTELWRKDGETLDDLGPGLRILQGRAGYRFSLDPVLLCGFARIRPQDRVLDLGTGAGIIPLLLASRHESIRVVGVERQEELADRARRSAQLNRLDQRVEIVCGDMRAPEVLSQYAPFTAVLSNPPYRPAGTGRLSPGSERAAARHELAGGLEDFVGTAARCLDDGGRFFVIHLAERLTDILCALRLERLEPKRLRIVQSRAGEAARLVLVEGRKGAKPGLLVEDPLVIYAGDGYSREVLAMYETKTSVPPQG, from the coding sequence ATGGATACGGAACTCTGGCGAAAAGATGGCGAGACCCTGGACGATCTGGGGCCGGGATTGAGGATTTTGCAGGGGAGGGCGGGATATCGGTTCTCCCTTGACCCGGTGCTGCTCTGCGGTTTTGCCCGAATCCGTCCTCAGGACCGGGTTTTGGATCTGGGCACGGGAGCGGGCATCATCCCCCTGCTGCTGGCCAGTCGCCACGAATCGATCCGGGTCGTGGGGGTCGAGCGGCAGGAAGAGCTGGCGGACAGGGCTCGTCGGAGCGCCCAGTTGAACCGATTGGATCAGAGGGTTGAAATTGTGTGCGGAGACATGCGTGCCCCGGAGGTGTTAAGCCAATATGCGCCTTTTACGGCCGTGTTGTCCAATCCGCCTTATCGTCCCGCCGGAACGGGGAGGCTGTCACCTGGCTCGGAAAGAGCGGCAGCCCGTCATGAGCTGGCTGGCGGTCTGGAGGACTTTGTGGGCACGGCGGCCCGATGTCTGGATGACGGTGGTCGCTTTTTTGTCATCCATCTGGCTGAACGTCTGACGGATATTTTGTGCGCCCTGCGTCTGGAAAGGCTGGAACCCAAGCGGCTCCGGATCGTGCAGTCCCGTGCCGGAGAGGCGGCCCGACTCGTACTGGTGGAGGGGCGCAAGGGCGCCAAGCCCGGCCTGTTAGTGGAGGATCCGCTGGTTATCTACGCTGGGGATGGGTACAGTCGCGAGGTTTTGGCCATGTACGAGACGAAGACGTCGGTGCCGCCGCAAGGCTAG
- a CDS encoding DUF721 domain-containing protein: MSSKSPPGKNQIQLVGALLENLFQQRGLDEKRREYKAWLVWEEAVGPQIAARARPIRIRDGVLEVRVDHPVWMQQLQLLKPKILTQLNALLGEEVIDDLFLRRGAHKPPEAPPPAPEEIDWQSARLTEADRQEIHQTVMAISDPEVRMSLEDLLTKQKKLQRARQKPD; the protein is encoded by the coding sequence ATGAGCAGCAAATCTCCTCCGGGCAAAAACCAGATCCAGTTGGTCGGCGCGCTACTGGAAAATCTTTTCCAACAACGCGGCCTTGATGAAAAGAGACGGGAATACAAAGCCTGGCTCGTCTGGGAAGAAGCCGTCGGTCCACAGATTGCCGCTCGAGCCCGACCGATACGCATTAGGGATGGCGTCCTTGAGGTGCGCGTGGATCATCCCGTCTGGATGCAGCAGCTACAGCTGCTGAAGCCCAAAATCCTCACCCAGCTCAACGCCTTGCTGGGGGAAGAAGTGATCGATGACCTGTTTCTGCGCCGCGGCGCCCACAAACCGCCGGAAGCGCCGCCCCCTGCACCTGAAGAAATCGACTGGCAATCAGCCAGGCTGACGGAAGCGGATCGCCAGGAGATCCACCAGACTGTCATGGCCATCAGTGATCCGGAGGTGAGGATGAGTCTAGAGGATCTTCTCACCAAGCAGAAGAAACTGCAGCGGGCACGCCAAAAGCCCGACTAG
- the ccsB gene encoding c-type cytochrome biogenesis protein CcsB has translation MTSTQLFNAVTVAYFASMVLFVVYLATRSKAIALGGNILAYVGFLAHTAAIGVRWSETYKLLGADGYAPLSNLYESVVFFSWTILLIYILMDLKYRQRSIGAFVLPFAFLSMTWAQLRLNDAIEPLVPALQSNWLTYHVITCFLGYAAFAVACGVSIMYLIKAGREEKSPEDSPAGGILGLFPSTKVLDDMNYKAIMIGFPLLTLGIVTGAAWANYAWGTYWSWDPKETWSLIVWFIYAAFLHARFTRGWVGKRAAWLSIIGFAATLFCYLGVNLVLSGLHSYGGS, from the coding sequence ATGACCAGTACACAACTGTTCAACGCTGTAACTGTGGCCTACTTCGCCTCGATGGTGCTGTTCGTGGTCTATTTGGCCACCCGGAGCAAGGCTATCGCCCTCGGCGGCAACATCCTGGCGTATGTCGGCTTTCTGGCCCATACCGCAGCTATCGGCGTGCGCTGGAGCGAGACGTACAAATTGCTGGGGGCCGACGGCTACGCGCCCCTGTCCAATCTTTATGAGTCCGTGGTCTTTTTTTCCTGGACCATCCTGCTGATCTACATCCTGATGGATCTCAAATACCGCCAGCGCTCCATCGGCGCATTTGTCCTCCCCTTCGCTTTTTTGTCCATGACCTGGGCGCAGCTGCGGCTTAACGACGCGATCGAGCCTTTGGTGCCGGCTCTGCAGAGCAACTGGCTCACCTATCACGTCATCACCTGCTTTCTCGGCTACGCCGCCTTTGCGGTGGCCTGCGGCGTTTCCATCATGTATCTGATCAAGGCCGGCCGTGAAGAGAAGAGTCCGGAGGATTCTCCTGCCGGTGGGATTCTAGGCCTGTTCCCCAGCACCAAGGTGTTGGATGATATGAACTACAAAGCCATCATGATCGGCTTCCCGCTGTTGACCCTGGGCATTGTCACCGGTGCCGCCTGGGCCAACTATGCCTGGGGAACCTACTGGAGCTGGGACCCCAAGGAGACCTGGAGCCTGATCGTCTGGTTCATCTATGCGGCCTTTCTGCACGCCCGCTTTACCCGGGGCTGGGTTGGCAAGCGGGCGGCCTGGCTTTCCATTATCGGATTCGCCGCCACGCTGTTCTGCTACCTCGGTGTTAACCTGGTTCTTTCCGGTCTTCATTCCTACGGAGGATCCTGA
- the purD gene encoding phosphoribosylamine--glycine ligase, which produces MKILVVGGGGREHALVWKIAQSPLVEKIYCAPGNPGIAALAECVDISADKVAALCDFALDQGVDLTVVGPEVPLTLGIVDLFEAAGLRIFGPTRAAAQLEGSKSFSKDLMAKYRIPTAAYATFTNRDEAVAYIREQGAPIVVKADGLAAGKGVVVAVTVEEAVAAVDDIMLDKVFGAAGARVVVEEFMDGEEASFFAFTDGQNILPLASSQDHKRIFDNDEGPNTGGMGAYSPAPVVTEALYGDIVEEIVRPTIAAMASEGTPYRGILYVGLMIKNGKARVVEYNARFGDPEAQPLLMRMKSDIVPVLEACARGKLTQDGIEWHEKSAVCVVMASGGYPGDIDKGHEIHGLEEAGRLDDLVVFHAGTALANGKIVNAGGRVLGVTGLGTTVADAIAKAYEGVRLIHWEGSQFRNDIGRKALNR; this is translated from the coding sequence ATGAAAATCCTGGTCGTTGGTGGTGGTGGGCGCGAACATGCCCTGGTCTGGAAAATCGCCCAGTCACCCCTGGTGGAGAAAATCTATTGCGCGCCGGGTAATCCCGGTATCGCTGCTTTGGCGGAGTGTGTCGACATTTCCGCGGACAAGGTCGCCGCTCTTTGCGACTTCGCCCTGGATCAGGGGGTTGATCTCACTGTGGTTGGACCGGAAGTGCCGCTAACGCTGGGCATCGTCGATCTCTTCGAAGCTGCCGGCCTGCGGATTTTCGGACCGACCCGGGCTGCCGCCCAGTTGGAAGGCAGCAAGAGCTTCTCCAAGGATCTCATGGCCAAATACCGCATCCCTACGGCCGCTTACGCCACCTTTACCAACCGGGATGAGGCGGTCGCCTATATCCGCGAGCAGGGTGCGCCCATCGTGGTCAAGGCCGATGGCCTGGCGGCCGGCAAGGGGGTGGTCGTCGCCGTCACGGTCGAGGAGGCCGTTGCCGCCGTTGATGACATCATGCTGGATAAGGTTTTTGGTGCTGCTGGCGCCCGTGTCGTGGTCGAGGAATTCATGGACGGCGAGGAAGCGTCCTTCTTTGCCTTCACCGATGGCCAGAATATTCTGCCCCTGGCTTCGTCGCAGGATCACAAGCGGATTTTTGATAATGACGAGGGTCCCAATACCGGCGGCATGGGAGCCTATTCCCCGGCGCCGGTGGTAACCGAAGCTCTGTACGGAGATATCGTCGAAGAGATCGTGCGGCCGACCATCGCCGCCATGGCCAGCGAAGGGACTCCCTATCGCGGCATCCTCTATGTCGGTCTGATGATCAAAAACGGCAAGGCGCGGGTGGTCGAATACAATGCGCGATTTGGTGACCCCGAGGCGCAGCCGTTGCTGATGCGCATGAAGTCGGACATCGTGCCGGTGCTGGAGGCCTGCGCCCGGGGCAAACTGACCCAGGACGGGATCGAGTGGCACGAAAAATCGGCTGTCTGCGTCGTCATGGCCTCCGGTGGCTACCCGGGCGACATCGACAAGGGTCACGAAATTCACGGGCTTGAAGAGGCGGGCCGTCTGGACGATCTGGTGGTTTTTCATGCCGGCACCGCGCTGGCCAACGGCAAGATTGTCAATGCGGGGGGGCGCGTCCTCGGCGTCACCGGGCTCGGAACCACCGTTGCCGACGCTATTGCCAAAGCCTACGAGGGAGTACGTCTCATCCACTGGGAAGGTTCCCAGTTCCGCAATGATATCGGGCGAAAAGCCCTGAACCGCTGA
- the purH gene encoding bifunctional phosphoribosylaminoimidazolecarboxamide formyltransferase/IMP cyclohydrolase, translating to MAAIKRALISVSDKTGIVEFARELNAFGVEILSTGGTASLLRQEGLPVQDVSDFTGFPEMLDGRVKTLHPKVHGGLLGMRDNPEHVAKMAEHDILPIDMVLVNLYPFEATVAKADCTLEDAIENIDIGGPTMLRSAAKNNRDVTVIVDHADYAAVLEEMKKSGGSVSRETNFRLAVKVYQHTAAYDGAISNWLGRRLDADSAEFPPTMTLQYKKAQGMRYGENPHQKAAFYVEKDVRESSIATARQLQGKELSYNNIGDTDAALECVKQFSEGPACVIVKHANPCGVAIGKDLLEAYNRAFSTDPESAFGGIIAFNGELDVETAKAIVERQFVEVIIAPRVASEAVEVVAAKKNVRLLECGQWPAVPGQRLDFKRVNGGLLVQDTDLDLTAELQVVTKRQPTAEEMQDLLFTWRVAKFVKSNAIVYGKANMTIGVGAGQMSRVNSARIAAIKAEHAGLEVKGAVMASDAFFPFRDGIDNAAAAGIAAVIQPGGSIRDEEVIAAADEHGMAMVFTGMRHFRH from the coding sequence ATGGCCGCCATCAAACGTGCCCTCATCAGTGTTTCGGACAAGACCGGCATCGTCGAATTTGCCAGGGAGCTCAATGCTTTCGGCGTGGAGATCCTTTCCACGGGAGGGACGGCATCGCTGCTTCGCCAGGAGGGGCTGCCCGTGCAGGATGTTTCCGACTTTACGGGCTTTCCTGAAATGCTCGACGGCCGGGTGAAGACACTGCACCCCAAGGTTCATGGCGGTCTGTTGGGGATGCGTGATAACCCCGAGCATGTGGCCAAAATGGCTGAGCACGACATCCTGCCCATCGACATGGTGCTGGTCAACCTCTACCCTTTCGAAGCGACCGTGGCCAAGGCCGACTGTACGCTGGAAGACGCCATCGAGAATATCGATATCGGTGGTCCCACCATGCTGCGCAGCGCCGCCAAGAACAATCGCGACGTGACGGTCATCGTCGATCACGCCGACTATGCCGCCGTCCTCGAAGAGATGAAAAAGAGTGGCGGTAGCGTCTCCCGTGAGACCAACTTCCGTCTGGCCGTCAAAGTCTATCAGCATACGGCGGCCTATGATGGTGCCATTTCCAACTGGCTCGGCCGCCGTCTTGACGCCGACAGCGCTGAATTTCCGCCGACCATGACCCTGCAGTACAAGAAGGCTCAGGGAATGCGCTACGGAGAGAATCCTCACCAGAAAGCGGCCTTCTACGTCGAGAAGGACGTGCGTGAATCCTCCATCGCCACGGCCCGTCAGCTTCAGGGCAAGGAGTTGTCCTATAACAATATCGGCGACACCGACGCCGCCCTCGAGTGCGTCAAGCAGTTCAGCGAAGGGCCCGCCTGCGTCATTGTCAAGCACGCCAATCCTTGTGGGGTCGCCATCGGCAAGGACTTGCTCGAGGCCTATAACCGCGCCTTCAGCACGGACCCGGAATCCGCGTTTGGCGGCATCATTGCCTTCAATGGTGAGTTGGACGTCGAAACGGCCAAGGCTATTGTCGAGAGGCAGTTCGTCGAAGTCATCATCGCGCCTCGGGTGGCGTCTGAAGCGGTGGAGGTGGTCGCGGCCAAAAAGAACGTGCGTCTTTTAGAATGCGGCCAGTGGCCGGCCGTTCCCGGTCAGCGCCTTGATTTCAAGCGGGTCAACGGCGGTCTGCTGGTGCAGGATACGGACCTCGACCTCACGGCCGAGCTGCAGGTCGTCACGAAGAGGCAGCCGACCGCCGAGGAGATGCAGGATCTGCTCTTCACCTGGCGCGTGGCCAAGTTCGTCAAGTCCAACGCCATCGTCTACGGCAAGGCGAATATGACCATCGGCGTCGGGGCCGGCCAGATGAGCCGCGTCAATTCCGCCCGGATTGCCGCCATCAAGGCCGAGCATGCCGGTCTCGAAGTCAAGGGGGCGGTCATGGCCTCCGATGCCTTCTTCCCCTTCCGGGATGGCATCGACAACGCCGCGGCCGCCGGCATCGCTGCCGTCATCCAGCCGGGCGGCTCTATCCGCGACGAGGAAGTCATCGCCGCCGCCGACGAGCACGGCATGGCCATGGTCTTTACCGGCATGCGCCATTTCAGACATTAA
- the thiD gene encoding bifunctional hydroxymethylpyrimidine kinase/phosphomethylpyrimidine kinase, with amino-acid sequence MIDGLYLITAQEPVEIMLDKVASALQGGVRVVQYRDKVRPDQEQLAIACQLKQLCRQRGATFIVNDDPVIAQASGADGVHIGQQDGAVGEARRILGPNKIIGVSTRNAEEALKAQRQGADYVAVGSIYPTTSKDDIQVVGLDILKKVRKAVQIPVVAIGGINRDNGSDVLAAGADALCVISAVMADPAPALAAGEIALLFNRHNPFPRGKVLTIAGSDSGGGAGIQADLKTITLLGSFGMSALTALTAQNTLGVKGVHPAPVDFVTAQIEAVLADLGTDTVKTGMLFSAEIVEQVARAIDQHALLAVVDPVMIAKGGAPLLQQEAIAAFVQHLLPVAYLLTPNLPETEALTGFAVRNEKDMERAARRLQQMGARHVLIKGGHLEGAAVDLLLADDQLHRLAAPRLDTPNTHGTGCTYSAAIATFLAQGVPLTQAVEQAKTFITEAIRSSFDLGTGHGPVNHYRAARLFRQPE; translated from the coding sequence ATGATTGACGGACTTTACCTGATCACCGCCCAGGAACCGGTAGAGATCATGCTGGACAAGGTGGCCTCCGCCCTGCAGGGTGGGGTTCGCGTCGTCCAATACCGGGACAAGGTGCGGCCCGATCAGGAGCAACTGGCCATCGCCTGCCAGCTCAAACAGCTCTGCCGGCAACGGGGAGCCACCTTTATCGTCAACGACGATCCGGTCATCGCCCAGGCCAGCGGCGCCGACGGCGTTCATATTGGCCAGCAGGATGGCGCCGTCGGCGAGGCCCGTCGCATTCTGGGGCCAAACAAGATCATTGGCGTCTCCACCCGCAATGCCGAAGAAGCTCTCAAGGCCCAGAGGCAGGGGGCGGACTACGTCGCCGTCGGCAGCATCTATCCGACCACCAGCAAGGACGATATCCAGGTGGTGGGGCTCGACATACTCAAAAAGGTGCGCAAGGCCGTGCAGATACCGGTAGTGGCCATCGGCGGCATCAACCGCGACAACGGCAGTGACGTCCTCGCGGCCGGCGCCGACGCCCTCTGCGTCATCTCGGCGGTCATGGCCGACCCGGCCCCGGCGCTGGCTGCCGGCGAAATCGCCCTGCTCTTTAATCGTCACAATCCCTTCCCCCGCGGCAAGGTTCTCACCATTGCCGGTTCGGATTCAGGGGGGGGAGCGGGCATTCAGGCCGACCTTAAAACTATCACCCTGCTGGGCAGCTTCGGCATGAGCGCCCTCACCGCCCTCACCGCCCAGAACACTCTCGGGGTCAAAGGGGTGCACCCCGCCCCCGTGGATTTCGTCACGGCCCAGATCGAGGCGGTGCTCGCGGACCTGGGTACCGACACCGTCAAAACAGGCATGCTCTTTTCGGCCGAAATCGTCGAGCAGGTAGCCCGCGCCATCGACCAGCACGCCCTGCTTGCCGTGGTCGACCCGGTCATGATTGCCAAGGGGGGCGCTCCCCTGCTGCAACAGGAGGCCATCGCGGCTTTTGTCCAGCACCTGCTGCCGGTCGCCTACCTGCTGACTCCCAACCTGCCTGAAACGGAGGCCCTGACCGGTTTTGCCGTGCGTAACGAAAAGGACATGGAGCGCGCCGCCCGCCGGTTGCAGCAGATGGGCGCCCGCCATGTCCTGATTAAAGGGGGCCACCTTGAAGGAGCCGCCGTCGACCTGCTGCTGGCCGACGACCAGCTGCACCGCCTGGCCGCCCCCCGCCTGGACACCCCCAACACCCACGGTACCGGCTGCACCTACTCGGCCGCCATTGCCACCTTCCTCGCCCAGGGGGTGCCACTGACCCAGGCCGTCGAGCAGGCCAAAACCTTCATCACCGAAGCCATCCGCAGCTCCTTTGATTTGGGCACGGGACACGGCCCCGTCAACCACTATCGGGCCGCCCGGCTTTTCCGCCAGCCCGAGTGA
- a CDS encoding cytochrome c biogenesis protein ResB, whose product MTAKEKSFLTSVWDFLCSLKLTIIILILLAVTSIIGTVVQQNLSPQEYLQIYTEKTYKLLDSLQFFDMYHSWWFLSLLGLFSLNLVCCSIKRFPRVWNTVMHPQLKGDDSLFRTLSNADEVVVGGTMDEAAGRLRSLVQKHFAGAVETREDDRIYLFAQKGPYARFGVYVTHLSILIIFIGAIIGNIWGYKGYMNVVEGGSADTVRLFGTNEAVKLPFAIRCDRFEVSFYEGGGRPKEYVSDLVVLDSGQEVLSKTIEVNDPLSYQGITFYQSSYGPAGDPSFKVRVRTRSTNEVQEYVARQGEHVALPGGRSFAVTASTPSYDRFGPAIQMHVNTADGQHGNPFVVLQNFPDFDAQRGDEFIFSLLQIDQPYYTGLQVGKDPGVWVVWIGCFLMIFGSLAAFFISHRRIWVTLQPVDGKVGVRIGGSAHRNQPAFELFFDDFKAKLKDELKG is encoded by the coding sequence TTGACCGCAAAAGAAAAAAGCTTCCTGACGTCAGTGTGGGACTTTCTCTGTTCCCTGAAGTTGACTATCATCATTCTGATCCTGCTGGCCGTGACGTCCATCATCGGCACGGTGGTGCAACAGAACCTCTCTCCCCAGGAATATTTGCAGATCTATACGGAGAAGACCTACAAGCTTCTCGACTCCCTGCAGTTTTTCGACATGTACCATTCCTGGTGGTTTCTGTCCCTGCTCGGACTCTTCTCTCTTAACCTGGTATGCTGCTCCATCAAGCGCTTTCCCCGGGTGTGGAACACGGTCATGCATCCCCAGCTTAAAGGGGATGACTCCCTTTTTCGCACCTTGTCCAACGCCGACGAAGTCGTGGTCGGTGGGACGATGGACGAGGCTGCCGGCCGTCTGCGCAGTCTTGTGCAGAAGCATTTCGCCGGTGCCGTGGAGACACGGGAGGACGATCGCATATACCTTTTCGCCCAAAAGGGGCCCTATGCCCGCTTTGGTGTCTATGTGACCCACCTCTCCATCCTCATTATTTTTATCGGGGCGATTATCGGCAATATCTGGGGCTACAAAGGCTACATGAATGTCGTGGAGGGGGGCTCCGCCGATACGGTTCGCCTCTTTGGCACCAACGAGGCGGTCAAGCTGCCCTTCGCCATTCGCTGCGACCGCTTCGAGGTGTCCTTCTATGAAGGGGGTGGTCGGCCGAAGGAATACGTCAGTGACCTGGTCGTGCTCGACAGCGGTCAGGAAGTCCTGAGCAAGACCATTGAGGTCAACGATCCCCTCAGCTATCAGGGGATTACCTTCTATCAGTCGAGCTATGGCCCGGCAGGCGATCCGTCCTTTAAAGTGCGTGTTCGCACGCGCAGCACCAACGAAGTGCAGGAATATGTGGCGCGGCAGGGCGAGCACGTGGCTCTGCCCGGCGGCCGCTCTTTTGCCGTCACCGCCTCGACCCCTTCCTATGATCGTTTTGGACCGGCTATCCAGATGCATGTCAATACGGCGGACGGTCAGCATGGCAACCCCTTTGTCGTGTTGCAGAACTTCCCCGACTTTGACGCCCAGCGCGGCGATGAATTCATCTTCAGCCTGCTGCAGATCGACCAGCCCTATTATACCGGCCTGCAGGTCGGCAAAGATCCCGGCGTCTGGGTGGTCTGGATCGGTTGTTTCCTGATGATCTTCGGTTCGCTGGCGGCATTTTTCATTTCCCATCGGCGCATCTGGGTGACCCTGCAGCCAGTCGATGGTAAGGTAGGCGTTCGGATCGGTGGCTCAGCCCACCGCAATCAGCCCGCTTTCGAACTGTTCTTCGATGATTTCAAAGCGAAACTCAAAGACGAACTTAAAGGCTAA
- a CDS encoding ASKHA domain-containing protein, with protein MMTGEPCVLAFDLGTTTLAARLLDRKGEVLAEGRLRNPQYVLGSDVVRRLEAAQRGEGERLQTLLVEGMDALLAELLRQADLSRQQVQAAAAAANPAVSHLLCRCPVDSLLYPPHKPVFRQGLSLEPLSLGLDLPCALYLFPLVSGYVGGDLVAFLHAHPPQSARTLYLDVGTNGEMALYHEGRWLVTSVAAGPAFEAAGISCGMPLGEGAIEGIALEADRWALKVVGGGPARGLCGSGLAQVVALARREGLIDSRGTIVDAASIETNLSRYIVEETGERSLRLFRDAVIDLRLTQQDIRSFQLAKGAIRAGVDCLLKRAGLEGAKDIQVMLTGALGLSLPSEVLKRVAMLPENMLENVHFVAGGALRGVGRMLLQKDGVAEVEGLARSLKPYPLSGTPVFEDAFIKSLDF; from the coding sequence ATGATGACCGGTGAACCATGCGTTTTGGCTTTCGATCTGGGAACGACCACGCTGGCGGCTCGGCTGCTCGATCGGAAAGGCGAGGTGCTGGCCGAAGGGCGGCTGAGAAACCCCCAATATGTCCTTGGTAGTGACGTGGTGCGTCGTCTCGAGGCCGCTCAGCGGGGTGAGGGGGAAAGGCTGCAGACCCTCCTGGTCGAGGGGATGGACGCCCTGCTCGCCGAATTGCTGCGCCAGGCGGATCTTTCGCGGCAACAGGTGCAAGCGGCGGCCGCCGCCGCCAACCCGGCGGTTTCCCATCTGCTCTGCCGGTGCCCTGTCGACAGTCTTCTCTATCCTCCCCACAAGCCCGTCTTCCGGCAGGGGCTCAGCCTCGAGCCCCTTTCCCTTGGCCTGGACCTGCCCTGTGCGCTCTATCTCTTTCCGTTGGTTAGCGGCTACGTGGGAGGCGATCTCGTCGCTTTCCTCCATGCCCATCCCCCCCAGTCGGCCCGGACCCTCTATCTGGATGTGGGCACCAACGGCGAGATGGCGCTTTATCATGAGGGGCGTTGGCTGGTTACTTCGGTGGCGGCGGGGCCCGCTTTCGAAGCGGCCGGGATCTCCTGCGGGATGCCGCTGGGGGAGGGCGCCATCGAGGGGATCGCCCTGGAGGCCGACCGCTGGGCACTCAAGGTCGTCGGCGGCGGGCCCGCCCGCGGCCTCTGTGGCAGCGGCCTGGCCCAGGTCGTCGCCCTGGCCCGGCGGGAGGGGTTGATCGACTCGCGGGGTACCATCGTGGACGCCGCCAGTATTGAAACCAACCTCTCCCGCTATATCGTCGAGGAAACGGGCGAGCGCTCGCTGCGCCTGTTTCGCGATGCCGTGATCGATCTGCGCCTGACCCAGCAGGATATTCGCAGCTTTCAGCTGGCCAAGGGGGCGATCCGGGCCGGCGTCGACTGCCTGCTGAAGCGGGCGGGGCTGGAAGGAGCTAAGGATATTCAGGTGATGTTGACCGGGGCCCTTGGTTTGTCCTTGCCGTCTGAAGTCCTGAAAAGGGTTGCCATGCTGCCGGAAAACATGCTAGAAAATGTTCATTTTGTCGCCGGTGGCGCCCTGCGGGGTGTCGGCCGGATGCTGCTCCAAAAGGACGGCGTTGCCGAGGTGGAAGGATTGGCGCGATCCCTGAAACCCTACCCCCTTTCCGGTACACCGGTCTTTGAAGATGCCTTCATCAAGTCGCTCGATTTCTGA